A genomic region of Chitinimonas arctica contains the following coding sequences:
- the queF gene encoding NADPH-dependent 7-cyano-7-deazaguanine reductase QueF (Catalyzes the NADPH-dependent reduction of 7-cyano-7-deazaguanine (preQ0) to 7-aminomethyl-7-deazaguanine (preQ1) in queuosine biosynthesis), giving the protein MQPELSPLGKTSTYIEHYDPSLLFPIPRLAKREEIAVPARLPFFGSDYWNAYELSWLNPRGKPQVALAVFTIPADSPNIIESKSFKLYLNSFNQTRLDSIAELKTRLQADLSQAAGSLVAVRLVLPEAFGAERLGELEGYCIDQLDVEITDYSPQPQLLRSAMAEAPIEETLVSHLLKSNCLVTGQPDWASVQIHYRGPAIDHAGLLQYLISFRRHNEFHEQCVERIFMDISRQCRPEALSVYARYTRRGGLDINPFRTSFTQAAPANQRSARQ; this is encoded by the coding sequence ATGCAACCCGAACTCTCCCCGCTGGGTAAAACCAGCACCTATATCGAGCATTACGATCCCAGCCTGCTATTTCCCATCCCCCGCCTGGCCAAGCGCGAGGAAATCGCTGTGCCGGCCCGCCTGCCGTTCTTCGGCAGCGACTACTGGAATGCCTATGAGTTGTCCTGGCTCAATCCGCGCGGCAAGCCGCAGGTTGCCTTGGCGGTCTTCACCATTCCGGCCGATTCTCCCAATATCATCGAGTCAAAGAGCTTCAAGCTTTATCTCAACAGCTTCAATCAGACTCGCCTGGACAGCATCGCCGAGCTGAAAACCCGCCTGCAAGCCGACCTCAGCCAAGCCGCCGGCAGTCTTGTCGCGGTTCGTCTGGTCCTGCCCGAGGCATTCGGGGCCGAGCGGCTGGGCGAGCTGGAGGGTTACTGCATCGACCAGCTGGATGTGGAAATCACCGATTACAGCCCGCAACCCCAGTTGCTGCGCAGCGCGATGGCGGAAGCACCGATCGAGGAGACCCTGGTTTCCCACCTGCTGAAATCCAACTGCCTGGTCACCGGCCAACCCGATTGGGCCAGCGTGCAGATCCACTACCGGGGCCCGGCCATCGACCACGCCGGGCTGCTGCAGTACCTGATCTCGTTCCGCCGGCATAACGAGTTCCACGAGCAGTGCGTGGAACGGATCTTCATGGATATCAGCCGCCAGTGCCGGCCGGAGGCACTATCGGTCTATGCGCGCTACACCCGGCGCGGCGGGCTGGATATCAACCCGTTCCGCACCAGTTTTACCCAGGCGGCGCCGGCCAATCAGCGTTCGGCCCGCCAGTAG
- a CDS encoding prephenate dehydrogenase: protein MREVAVAKLVVIGVGLIGGSFALDLRRAGAVREVVGVGRSADNLARALQLRVVDAASQDAAAAVADADLVLLATPVGQMDALLGGIAASLPRHAIVMDAGSTKRDVAALFRRHLADSLDRCIPAHPIAGSDLSGAAAARYSLYEGRKVVLCPLPETAPAVVERVSALWRICGADLVCLDAEQHDAVFAAVSHLPHLLAFGYMNTILARPDADTCLALAASGFRDFTRIAGGHPEMWRDIALANRDSLLRDLGAFRQQLDLLIGQLEAKDSDALAAAFATASQARQAWPPAR from the coding sequence ATGCGGGAAGTAGCTGTGGCGAAGTTGGTGGTGATAGGCGTGGGCTTGATCGGCGGTTCCTTCGCCTTGGATCTGCGGCGCGCGGGCGCCGTGCGCGAAGTGGTCGGGGTGGGCCGCTCGGCCGACAACCTGGCCCGCGCCCTGCAACTGCGGGTGGTCGATGCCGCCAGCCAGGATGCCGCCGCGGCCGTCGCGGATGCCGACCTGGTTTTGCTGGCGACGCCGGTCGGCCAGATGGATGCACTATTGGGCGGTATTGCCGCTTCCCTGCCGCGCCACGCCATCGTGATGGATGCCGGCAGTACCAAGCGCGATGTGGCTGCGCTGTTTCGCCGTCATCTGGCCGATAGCCTGGACCGCTGCATCCCCGCCCATCCCATCGCCGGCTCCGATCTGTCCGGCGCGGCGGCGGCTCGATATAGCCTGTACGAAGGACGCAAGGTCGTGCTCTGCCCGCTGCCGGAAACCGCACCAGCCGTGGTCGAACGGGTCAGTGCCCTGTGGCGCATCTGCGGCGCCGACCTGGTATGCCTGGATGCCGAGCAGCACGACGCGGTTTTTGCCGCCGTCAGCCATCTACCGCATCTGCTGGCCTTCGGCTATATGAATACGATCCTGGCCCGCCCCGACGCGGATACCTGCCTGGCGCTGGCCGCCAGCGGCTTCCGCGACTTTACCCGCATTGCCGGCGGCCACCCGGAAATGTGGCGTGACATCGCCTTGGCCAACCGCGATAGCCTGTTGCGGGATCTGGGCGCCTTCCGGCAGCAGCTGGACCTGTTGATCGGCCAGCTGGAAGCGAAGGACAGCGACGCGCTGGCGGCGGCTTTCGCGACAGCAAGCCAGGCTCGACAAGCCTGGCCTCCGGCACGCTAG
- a CDS encoding inositol monophosphatase family protein: MSQAADFLAIAHRLADAARAVILPHYRSGLAIDDKADASPVTLADRAAEQAMRAILAAELPEHGIVGEEFGNHGEDAEWVWVLDPIDGTKSFIVGRPSFCTLIGLLHHGIPVLGLIDQAVLAERWIGVLGQASTFNGQPLRTSTATSLAAARLGSTGPQYLPGQAGERFQALAAACRFTVWGGDAYQYALLASGGYELVVESGLKLHDFAALVPVVLGAGGMMTDWQGRALDRDSAGQVLVAATPELHAAAMAYL, from the coding sequence ATGTCCCAAGCCGCCGACTTCCTAGCGATTGCCCACCGCCTTGCCGATGCCGCACGGGCGGTGATCCTGCCGCATTACCGATCCGGCCTCGCGATCGACGACAAGGCCGATGCCAGCCCGGTCACCCTGGCGGATCGCGCGGCGGAGCAGGCCATGCGGGCCATACTGGCGGCCGAGCTACCCGAACACGGCATCGTCGGCGAAGAATTCGGCAATCATGGCGAAGACGCCGAGTGGGTTTGGGTGCTCGACCCCATCGACGGCACCAAGAGTTTTATCGTCGGCCGACCCAGCTTCTGTACCTTGATCGGCCTGCTGCACCATGGCATACCGGTGCTGGGCCTGATCGACCAGGCGGTCCTGGCCGAGCGCTGGATCGGTGTGCTTGGCCAGGCCAGTACGTTCAATGGCCAGCCCCTGCGGACATCGACCGCCACCTCCCTGGCCGCCGCCCGGCTTGGGTCCACCGGCCCCCAGTATTTGCCGGGCCAGGCGGGCGAACGCTTCCAGGCGCTGGCCGCTGCCTGCCGGTTCACGGTCTGGGGCGGCGATGCCTACCAATACGCCTTGTTGGCCAGCGGCGGATATGAGTTGGTGGTGGAGAGCGGCTTGAAGCTGCATGACTTCGCCGCCCTGGTGCCGGTGGTGCTGGGCGCGGGCGGGATGATGACCGACTGGCAGGGCAGGGCGTTGGATCGTGATTCCGCCGGCCAGGTACTGGTGGCGGCGACGCCGGAACTCCATGCGGCGGCCATGGCTTATCTGTAA
- the aroF gene encoding 3-deoxy-7-phosphoheptulonate synthase: MIIVMSPQASQADLDAVVAKIRAAGLTEHISRGSERTIVGAIGDERPLSEQAYEQMAGVERAIHIVKPYKLVAREGHPAGSIIDIRGIKLGGKQIQVIAGPCSVETEAQMQLAAAGVHAAGCRMMRGGAFKPRTSPYAFQGLGVQGLEYFQAAAREYDMPIVTELMDVRMLDTFMAHDVDVIQIGARNMQNFDLLKEVGRVNKPVILKRGLSATIAEWLMAAEYIAAGGNNNIILCERGIRTFETAYRNVLDVTAIAMLKRETHLPVLVDPSHAGGKAWMVPALSRAAVAAGADGLLVEMHPNPCEAWCDADQALTPQELEELMASLRLIAQAVGREL; the protein is encoded by the coding sequence ATGATCATCGTAATGTCCCCGCAAGCCAGCCAGGCCGATCTGGATGCCGTCGTCGCCAAAATCCGCGCGGCCGGTCTTACCGAGCATATTTCCCGCGGCAGCGAGCGCACCATCGTCGGCGCCATCGGCGACGAGCGTCCGCTGAGCGAGCAAGCCTACGAGCAGATGGCCGGGGTCGAGCGCGCCATCCATATCGTCAAGCCGTACAAGCTGGTCGCCCGCGAAGGCCATCCGGCCGGCAGCATCATCGATATCCGCGGCATCAAGCTGGGTGGCAAGCAAATCCAGGTGATCGCCGGCCCCTGCTCGGTGGAAACCGAAGCGCAGATGCAACTGGCCGCCGCCGGGGTGCATGCAGCCGGTTGCCGCATGATGCGTGGCGGGGCCTTCAAGCCGCGTACCAGCCCCTATGCCTTCCAGGGCCTGGGCGTGCAGGGTCTGGAGTACTTCCAGGCTGCCGCGCGGGAATACGATATGCCCATCGTGACCGAGCTGATGGACGTACGCATGCTCGACACCTTTATGGCGCACGATGTGGACGTCATCCAGATCGGCGCCCGCAATATGCAGAACTTCGACTTGCTCAAGGAAGTAGGGCGGGTCAATAAGCCGGTCATTCTCAAGCGCGGCTTGTCGGCGACCATCGCCGAGTGGCTGATGGCGGCCGAATACATCGCCGCCGGCGGCAACAACAATATCATTCTGTGCGAACGCGGCATCCGCACCTTCGAAACCGCTTACCGCAACGTGCTGGACGTCACCGCCATCGCCATGCTCAAGCGTGAAACCCACCTGCCGGTACTGGTCGATCCCAGCCATGCCGGCGGCAAGGCCTGGATGGTGCCGGCACTGTCCCGCGCCGCCGTGGCGGCCGGTGCCGATGGTTTGCTGGTGGAAATGCACCCGAACCCTTGCGAGGCCTGGTGCGATGCCGACCAGGCATTGACGCCGCAGGAACTGGAAGAACTGATGGCGTCGCTGCGACTGATCGCCCAGGCCGTCGGCCGGGAGCTTTAA
- a CDS encoding M35 family metallo-endopeptidase, translating to MVQASDLRVDVAAVRSSALANQDVEVNLRYTNAGKQTLHVLKWFVPGKELQEAMFDVRRDGKPVEYLGPQVKRRAPIAEDMIAVLPGQTVSAKVKLSSVYDMSQSGNYSIRYKADSARVLKRSPLLGRAELAKAGAESVESVESEELASNDIALWVEGRSSPLLRQAEEGRKLSALMDRVTASSVTYASNCSVTRRTQISSGVSAASSYANNSTSYLNGTPSGTTRYTTWFGRFSSANWNTAKAQFTKIKDALDNKPLVFDCSCTDSGVYAYVYPNQPYKIYLCGAYWAAANTGTDSRGGTIVHELSHFNVVAGTDDHVYGQSGAKALARSNPTRALNNADNHEYFAENTPYQP from the coding sequence TTGGTTCAAGCGTCCGACCTGCGCGTCGACGTGGCTGCCGTCCGCAGCTCGGCCCTGGCCAATCAGGATGTCGAAGTCAACCTGCGCTATACCAACGCAGGGAAGCAGACTTTGCATGTGCTGAAGTGGTTCGTGCCTGGCAAGGAACTGCAGGAAGCCATGTTCGACGTCCGCCGCGATGGCAAGCCGGTCGAGTATCTGGGTCCGCAGGTCAAGCGCCGCGCCCCGATCGCCGAAGATATGATTGCCGTGCTGCCGGGCCAGACCGTTTCCGCCAAGGTCAAGCTGTCGTCGGTTTATGACATGTCGCAAAGCGGCAACTACAGCATCCGCTACAAGGCCGACAGCGCCCGCGTGCTGAAGCGCTCGCCCCTGCTGGGTCGCGCCGAGCTGGCCAAGGCCGGTGCCGAAAGCGTGGAGTCGGTCGAGTCGGAAGAGCTGGCCTCCAACGATATCGCCCTGTGGGTGGAAGGCCGTAGCAGCCCGCTGCTGCGCCAAGCCGAGGAAGGCCGCAAGCTGTCGGCCCTGATGGACCGGGTGACCGCTTCCAGCGTGACCTATGCCAGCAACTGTTCGGTGACCCGTCGTACCCAGATCAGCAGCGGTGTCAGCGCCGCCAGCAGCTATGCCAACAACTCGACCAGCTACCTGAACGGCACGCCTTCCGGCACCACGCGCTACACCACCTGGTTCGGCCGCTTTTCCAGTGCTAACTGGAACACCGCCAAGGCGCAGTTCACCAAGATCAAGGATGCGCTGGACAACAAGCCGCTGGTGTTCGACTGCTCCTGTACCGACTCCGGTGTCTACGCTTATGTGTACCCGAATCAGCCTTACAAGATCTATCTGTGCGGCGCTTACTGGGCCGCGGCGAACACCGGTACCGATTCGCGCGGCGGCACGATCGTGCATGAGCTGTCGCACTTCAACGTGGTGGCCGGAACGGATGACCATGTCTACGGCCAAAGCGGTGCCAAGGCGCTGGCTCGCAGCAATCCGACCCGGGCATTGAACAATGCCGATAACCACGAATACTTTGCGGAAAACACCCCATATCAACCTTGA
- a CDS encoding ABC transporter substrate-binding protein: MILIRLLCLLAGSAALAASPPLVVCVDSDPDGFDSALSDTAATHRAAAYPLYNRLVAYAPGTAALQPELAQSWASSADGLQWTFKLRRGVVFHRSAAFQASRPFNADDVLWSVQRQLDPKHPGAAAAPAGFPGAVAGNWSELIRAVVKLDDYTVRFDLTRPYAPLPALLASWPFSIVSAEYGERLAQRGQLAKLASEPIGTGPYQLLKYDKGAIIRYAAHPGYFKGPVAIGKLIFSIQADASVRVQKLRRGECQLADSLRPQDKAALAGDSRLAVRAYLPQITSFLAFNSQRKPFDDARIRRALSLAIDRAAIVRAVYEGQADTGLWPYSGKALWGVPSGAAPAPDLAQARRLLKEAGYPNGFDTQIWARVGGGASNVNPRLTAELVQADWAKLGVRAKVVAMESAELGRRGRLGEHDTIISGWMNSLDPDELYTNLLTCQAATTSTARWCDPAFDAEIAFAQAGSDRAARDKAYRSAAARFVTAAPWAVLAYPYAGLAHDKRLLGVQPSAAAPYQLERLRWP, encoded by the coding sequence ATGATCCTGATCCGCTTGCTGTGCCTTTTGGCCGGTTCTGCCGCCCTGGCAGCGTCGCCGCCCCTGGTGGTGTGCGTCGATAGCGATCCGGATGGGTTCGACTCGGCCTTGTCGGATACCGCCGCGACCCACCGGGCCGCGGCCTATCCGCTATACAACCGGCTGGTGGCTTACGCGCCCGGCACGGCAGCCTTGCAACCGGAGCTGGCGCAAAGCTGGGCCAGCTCGGCGGATGGTTTGCAGTGGACCTTCAAATTGCGGCGCGGCGTGGTTTTCCATCGCAGCGCCGCTTTCCAGGCCAGCCGTCCGTTCAATGCCGATGACGTGCTGTGGAGTGTGCAGCGCCAGCTGGATCCCAAGCATCCCGGTGCGGCGGCTGCGCCCGCCGGTTTTCCCGGTGCGGTCGCCGGTAATTGGAGCGAATTGATACGCGCCGTCGTCAAGCTGGACGATTACACGGTCCGCTTCGACCTGACGCGGCCTTATGCCCCGCTGCCGGCCTTGTTGGCCAGTTGGCCCTTTTCGATTGTCTCGGCGGAATATGGTGAGCGCCTGGCCCAGCGCGGACAGTTGGCCAAGTTGGCCAGCGAGCCGATCGGAACCGGGCCTTACCAATTACTGAAGTACGACAAGGGCGCCATCATCCGCTATGCCGCCCACCCGGGCTATTTCAAAGGACCAGTGGCCATCGGCAAGCTGATATTCAGTATCCAGGCCGATGCCAGCGTGCGTGTGCAGAAGCTGCGTCGTGGCGAATGCCAATTGGCCGATAGCTTGCGGCCTCAGGATAAAGCAGCCTTGGCGGGCGACAGCCGGCTCGCGGTGCGAGCCTATCTGCCGCAGATCACCTCCTTCCTGGCCTTCAATAGCCAGCGCAAGCCTTTTGACGACGCACGGATACGGCGGGCCTTGAGCCTGGCGATAGACCGGGCCGCCATTGTCCGGGCGGTGTACGAGGGGCAGGCCGATACCGGCTTATGGCCGTATTCGGGTAAAGCCTTATGGGGCGTGCCGAGCGGGGCTGCGCCCGCGCCTGATCTTGCCCAGGCGAGGCGACTGCTGAAAGAGGCTGGCTACCCGAATGGATTCGATACCCAGATCTGGGCACGCGTGGGCGGTGGCGCGTCCAACGTCAATCCGAGGCTGACGGCGGAACTGGTACAAGCCGACTGGGCCAAGCTGGGCGTACGCGCCAAGGTGGTGGCCATGGAATCGGCCGAGCTGGGGCGGCGGGGCAGGCTGGGCGAGCACGATACGATCATCTCCGGCTGGATGAACAGCCTCGATCCGGATGAGCTGTACACCAATTTACTGACCTGCCAGGCCGCCACGACCAGCACGGCTCGCTGGTGCGACCCTGCTTTCGACGCCGAGATCGCGTTCGCGCAGGCCGGCAGCGACCGCGCCGCGCGCGACAAGGCCTACCGGTCGGCCGCCGCGCGCTTCGTGACGGCAGCCCCCTGGGCTGTACTGGCCTATCCCTACGCCGGTCTGGCGCACGATAAACGCTTGCTGGGGGTGCAGCCGTCGGCTGCCGCGCCCTACCAGCTGGAACGACTGCGCTGGCCGTGA
- the elbB gene encoding isoprenoid biosynthesis glyoxalase ElbB has protein sequence MAKVAVVLSGSGYLDGSEITEAIATLVILSQHAIAYDCFAPDRAQRHVVDHLSGEPGEEGRNMLVESARIARGEIAALDTLVPEDYQAIIFPGGFGAAKNLCTFADDGLDARLHDDVKKALMPFVLAKKPVVAICAAPLLLALAAREAGYVKARITVGTGGNPLSEAIEAWGQYHFPLAVDQACLDSENRFISTPAYMFDDATPAQIFASVQVAIAALRELLG, from the coding sequence ATGGCGAAAGTGGCAGTGGTGCTATCGGGTAGCGGTTACCTGGATGGCAGCGAGATTACCGAAGCGATCGCGACGCTGGTGATCCTCAGCCAACATGCGATTGCTTACGATTGCTTCGCGCCCGACCGGGCACAGCGGCATGTGGTGGATCACCTGAGCGGCGAACCCGGCGAGGAAGGCCGCAATATGCTGGTCGAGTCCGCCCGCATCGCCCGTGGCGAGATCGCCGCACTCGATACCCTGGTACCGGAAGACTACCAAGCCATCATCTTTCCCGGCGGATTCGGCGCCGCCAAGAATCTCTGCACCTTTGCCGACGACGGCCTGGACGCGCGCCTGCACGACGATGTAAAAAAAGCCTTGATGCCCTTTGTGCTGGCCAAAAAGCCGGTGGTGGCCATCTGCGCGGCGCCCTTGCTGCTGGCCCTGGCCGCGCGCGAGGCGGGCTATGTCAAAGCGCGCATCACCGTGGGTACCGGCGGCAATCCCCTGTCGGAAGCGATCGAGGCATGGGGCCAATACCATTTTCCACTGGCGGTGGACCAAGCCTGCCTGGATTCGGAAAACCGCTTTATTTCCACCCCGGCCTATATGTTCGACGACGCTACCCCGGCGCAGATATTCGCCTCGGTGCAGGTGGCGATTGCTGCACTCCGCGAACTTTTAGGTTAA
- a CDS encoding cupin domain-containing protein: MSTVTLFSQQQPALEQDHPRPERLLTGNPLRSTWNHFINGSKEMYSGIWASEVGSWRIEFGTREDEFFFVTEGRCRIVDEFGKVVEAGPGDALVIPAGFRGVFEVLEAMKKYYVIIERTS, from the coding sequence ATGTCAACCGTTACCTTATTCAGTCAACAACAACCAGCGCTCGAACAAGATCACCCACGTCCGGAGCGTTTGCTGACGGGCAATCCGCTACGCAGTACCTGGAACCATTTCATCAATGGCAGCAAGGAGATGTATTCCGGTATCTGGGCTTCCGAGGTAGGGAGCTGGCGCATCGAATTCGGCACGCGGGAGGATGAATTCTTCTTCGTCACCGAAGGGCGATGCCGTATCGTGGATGAGTTCGGCAAAGTGGTAGAAGCCGGTCCCGGCGATGCGCTGGTCATTCCGGCGGGATTCCGTGGCGTATTCGAGGTATTGGAAGCAATGAAGAAGTACTACGTGATTATCGAGCGCACTAGCTGA
- a CDS encoding patatin-like phospholipase family protein: MSLSPAIHIVHGSPLVWRAGARVMTHVRAQGLAPADIGLIPGAAGGPKALALTGLDQAIFGEWLPRAPRLRHLLGSSIGAWRFVCAMQSDPARALANLAERYTAEHFDAGAGPIDVALSLRRMLDDLFQDAPAALLDHPDYALTLTTVRARGLLASEGPKTQLGGVLAAAAANMLSRRLYAAHWMRVWFADPRHPAPPLSADFPTHIAPLRADNLFDALHATAAIPLVVAGVRDPKHAPPGQYRDGGLLDYHLDLPYTQLPFLVLYPHFYPHIVPGWFDKRLPWRRAKPHRLDNVLLVAPSPAWVAQLPYGKIPDRDDFRRLDRAERQKYWRQVTSETARLGDAFLAAVDGERLATMLQPF; this comes from the coding sequence ATGTCGCTCTCTCCTGCCATCCATATCGTCCACGGTTCTCCCCTGGTCTGGCGTGCCGGTGCGCGCGTCATGACCCATGTGCGGGCGCAGGGATTGGCGCCGGCCGATATCGGCCTGATTCCCGGCGCCGCCGGTGGGCCCAAGGCCCTGGCGCTGACGGGTTTGGACCAGGCGATTTTTGGCGAGTGGTTGCCGCGTGCGCCGCGTTTGCGCCATTTGCTCGGCAGTTCCATTGGTGCCTGGCGCTTCGTCTGCGCCATGCAGTCCGACCCGGCCCGGGCCCTGGCCAATCTGGCCGAACGCTATACCGCCGAGCACTTCGACGCCGGGGCCGGACCCATCGATGTCGCACTATCGTTGCGACGAATGCTGGACGATCTGTTTCAGGATGCGCCGGCTGCCTTGCTCGACCATCCCGACTATGCCCTGACGCTCACCACGGTGCGGGCACGCGGTCTGCTGGCATCCGAAGGGCCGAAGACGCAGCTCGGCGGGGTGCTGGCCGCCGCCGCCGCCAATATGCTTTCGCGCCGGCTCTATGCGGCGCATTGGATGCGGGTATGGTTTGCCGATCCGCGCCACCCGGCTCCCCCTTTGAGCGCTGATTTCCCCACCCATATCGCACCGCTGCGCGCCGACAATCTATTCGATGCCTTGCATGCCACCGCCGCCATTCCGCTGGTGGTGGCCGGCGTGCGCGACCCCAAGCATGCGCCGCCGGGCCAATACCGTGACGGTGGCCTGCTCGACTACCACCTCGACCTACCCTATACGCAGCTGCCGTTCCTGGTGCTCTATCCGCATTTCTATCCCCATATCGTGCCGGGCTGGTTCGACAAGCGCCTGCCATGGCGGCGCGCCAAACCACACCGCCTGGACAATGTCCTGCTGGTCGCGCCTTCGCCTGCGTGGGTGGCGCAACTGCCCTACGGCAAGATTCCCGATCGCGATGATTTCCGCCGTCTGGATCGCGCCGAGCGGCAGAAGTATTGGCGCCAGGTCACGTCCGAAACTGCGCGGCTGGGCGACGCCTTTTTGGCGGCGGTCGACGGCGAGCGCTTGGCGACCATGCTGCAACCGTTCTGA
- a CDS encoding FecR family protein, with translation MFSKPIFSLLSLLVATSALAAANITSSSGTVFVTTAEGTRSALVTGNRVENGSQIVTGNNGLVVMRFDDGQVVALEKNTDFRIKQFRFTAAAPEQGNAFFSMLRGSLRAVTGLIGRGNKAAFRLETPTATIGIRGSDWMAALQNNGLFTGVNNGGIVINQGANTLLVDAGQYSATLGANTSQLVSFSQLPANVFGSLPNLSLSAAAGSASAGSVGSTAGTAGVSGGAIAAGAAVAAGVAATSNSDDSTATHHSPPSH, from the coding sequence TTGTTCAGCAAACCAATATTTTCGCTCCTCTCACTGCTGGTGGCCACCTCGGCCTTGGCGGCAGCCAATATCACCAGCTCATCCGGCACTGTTTTCGTCACGACCGCCGAGGGTACGCGCAGCGCCTTGGTTACCGGCAACCGAGTGGAAAACGGCAGCCAGATCGTGACCGGCAATAATGGGCTGGTCGTCATGCGGTTCGACGATGGCCAGGTGGTGGCGCTGGAGAAAAACACTGATTTCCGCATCAAGCAGTTCCGCTTCACCGCAGCCGCACCGGAACAGGGCAATGCCTTCTTTTCGATGTTGCGCGGCAGCCTGCGCGCGGTGACCGGCTTGATCGGCCGTGGCAACAAGGCGGCATTCCGGCTGGAAACACCGACCGCCACCATCGGCATTCGCGGTAGCGACTGGATGGCGGCCTTGCAGAACAACGGCTTATTCACCGGCGTCAATAACGGCGGCATCGTGATCAACCAGGGCGCCAATACCTTGCTGGTGGATGCCGGGCAATACTCGGCCACCCTCGGCGCCAATACCTCGCAACTGGTCTCCTTCTCGCAACTGCCCGCGAACGTATTCGGCTCGCTGCCGAATCTGTCCTTGAGTGCGGCGGCCGGCAGCGCCTCGGCCGGCAGCGTGGGCTCCACGGCAGGCACCGCCGGTGTCAGCGGCGGTGCGATAGCAGCGGGTGCGGCAGTGGCGGCCGGCGTAGCGGCCACCAGCAATAGCGACGACAGTACGGCAACGCACCATTCCCCGCCGTCGCATTGA
- a CDS encoding protease: MNLSSFARPLFAAGFFCVTLTVFSANQPAKPNAMLACQLLAPPPLPSGHAVMLGFRLRNTGKDTVWVLDWNTPLEGLRNRFLRIRGPAGELDYEGPMFKRGQPQLQQYRRIDAGQAIEAEIELTLAYDFSRPGKYRVEFTGHLHDMLKAPAQPPRGQAALVPQGLSCPAVEITVLPAVTG, translated from the coding sequence ATGAATCTGTCCTCATTCGCCCGGCCGCTTTTCGCGGCCGGTTTTTTCTGTGTCACGCTGACGGTGTTTTCCGCCAATCAGCCCGCCAAGCCCAACGCCATGCTTGCCTGCCAATTGCTCGCCCCCCCGCCGCTGCCGTCCGGCCATGCGGTCATGCTGGGTTTTCGGCTGCGAAACACCGGTAAGGACACGGTCTGGGTATTGGACTGGAATACGCCGCTGGAAGGGCTGCGCAATCGCTTTCTACGTATCCGTGGTCCGGCGGGCGAACTGGATTACGAGGGGCCGATGTTTAAACGCGGCCAGCCGCAGTTGCAACAATATCGCCGCATCGATGCCGGCCAGGCCATCGAGGCCGAAATAGAATTGACCCTGGCCTACGATTTCAGTCGCCCCGGCAAATACCGGGTCGAATTCACCGGCCATCTGCACGATATGCTCAAGGCGCCGGCCCAGCCGCCGCGCGGGCAGGCGGCGCTGGTGCCGCAGGGTTTGTCCTGCCCTGCGGTTGAGATTACCGTGTTACCTGCGGTGACAGGCTGA